In Ictidomys tridecemlineatus isolate mIctTri1 chromosome 16, mIctTri1.hap1, whole genome shotgun sequence, a single genomic region encodes these proteins:
- the Rpusd3 gene encoding mitochondrial mRNA pseudouridine synthase RPUSD3 isoform X2 — translation MRTSLIQKMGGFRILGRGTSGWWRGLGAHAPPKDSGYSTKSRNQLQPQGSSKRSGVPRDQPFPGVLQLKNLSREELVDVLREAVVDQKGPLVTLNKPQGLPVTGKSGELTLLSVLPELSQSLGLSEQELHIVQAPGKEASGLVLLSSCPQTASRLQKFFTHSRKAQKPTATYCAITNGIPATAEGKIQAALRLECFDGVNLVVPVKSPSRKDILEGVKRTLSHFRVMATGSGCALVQLQPLTVFPGQLQVHMMLQLCPLLGDHTYSARLGTVLGQRFLLSAQSTKPQNQSMTSIPTSPPA, via the exons ATGCGCACTAGTCTTATTCAGAAGATGGGTGGCTTCCGTATTTTGGGTCGGGGCACGAGTGGCTGGTGGAGGGGCCTGGGGGCCCACGCACCGCCCAAGGATTCAGGCTATAGCACCAAATCTCG GAATCAGCTGCAACCACAGGGCTCCAGTAAACGGTCGGGTGTCCCCCGGGACCAGCCCTTCCCGGGGGTGCTGCAGCTAAAGAACCTCAGCAGGGAGGAGCTGGTTGATGTGCTTAGGGAAGCCGTGGTGGACCAGAAAG GACCCCTAGTGACATTGAACAAGCCCCAGGGTCTGCCAGTGACAG GAAAATCAGGAGAGCTTACATTGCTCTCAGTGCTGCCAGAGCTGAGTCAGTCCCTGGGGCTCAGCGAGCAGGAGCTTCACATTGTCCAAGCACCTGGGAA GGAAGCCTCTGGGCTTGTACTTCTCTCCAGTTGTCCCCAGACAGCAAGCCGCCTCCAGAAGTTCTTCACCCACTCAAGGAAGGCCCAGAAACCCACAGCCACCTACTG TGCCATCACCAATGGGATCCCAGCTACTGCTGAGGGGAAGATCCAGGCTGCCCTGAGGTTGGAATGCTTTGATGGCGTCAATCTC GTAGTTCCAGTAAAGTCCCCATCCCGAAAGGACATCCTGGAAGGAGTCAAAAGGACTCTCAGCCACTTCCGTGTGATGGCCACAGGCTCAGGCTGTGCCCTGGTCCAGCTGCAGCCACTGACAG TGTTCCCTGGTCAGCTGCAGGTACACATGATGCTGCAACTCTGCCCTCTGCTTGGGGACCACACCTATTCTGCTCGCCTGGGCACTGTCCTGGGTCAGCGCTTCCTGTTGTCAGCCCAGAGCACCAAGCCCCAGAATCAG
- the Rpusd3 gene encoding mitochondrial mRNA pseudouridine synthase RPUSD3 isoform X1, which yields MRTSLIQKMGGFRILGRGTSGWWRGLGAHAPPKDSGYSTKSRNQLQPQGSSKRSGVPRDQPFPGVLQLKNLSREELVDVLREAVVDQKGPLVTLNKPQGLPVTGKSGELTLLSVLPELSQSLGLSEQELHIVQAPGKEASGLVLLSSCPQTASRLQKFFTHSRKAQKPTATYCAITNGIPATAEGKIQAALRLECFDGVNLVVPVKSPSRKDILEGVKRTLSHFRVMATGSGCALVQLQPLTVFPGQLQVHMMLQLCPLLGDHTYSARLGTVLGQRFLLSAQSTKPQNQVLDEGLLRCLHLTPSQSSQLPLHLHLHRLLLPGPGPRDTPMELLAPLPPYFSRTLQYLGLCQQ from the exons ATGCGCACTAGTCTTATTCAGAAGATGGGTGGCTTCCGTATTTTGGGTCGGGGCACGAGTGGCTGGTGGAGGGGCCTGGGGGCCCACGCACCGCCCAAGGATTCAGGCTATAGCACCAAATCTCG GAATCAGCTGCAACCACAGGGCTCCAGTAAACGGTCGGGTGTCCCCCGGGACCAGCCCTTCCCGGGGGTGCTGCAGCTAAAGAACCTCAGCAGGGAGGAGCTGGTTGATGTGCTTAGGGAAGCCGTGGTGGACCAGAAAG GACCCCTAGTGACATTGAACAAGCCCCAGGGTCTGCCAGTGACAG GAAAATCAGGAGAGCTTACATTGCTCTCAGTGCTGCCAGAGCTGAGTCAGTCCCTGGGGCTCAGCGAGCAGGAGCTTCACATTGTCCAAGCACCTGGGAA GGAAGCCTCTGGGCTTGTACTTCTCTCCAGTTGTCCCCAGACAGCAAGCCGCCTCCAGAAGTTCTTCACCCACTCAAGGAAGGCCCAGAAACCCACAGCCACCTACTG TGCCATCACCAATGGGATCCCAGCTACTGCTGAGGGGAAGATCCAGGCTGCCCTGAGGTTGGAATGCTTTGATGGCGTCAATCTC GTAGTTCCAGTAAAGTCCCCATCCCGAAAGGACATCCTGGAAGGAGTCAAAAGGACTCTCAGCCACTTCCGTGTGATGGCCACAGGCTCAGGCTGTGCCCTGGTCCAGCTGCAGCCACTGACAG TGTTCCCTGGTCAGCTGCAGGTACACATGATGCTGCAACTCTGCCCTCTGCTTGGGGACCACACCTATTCTGCTCGCCTGGGCACTGTCCTGGGTCAGCGCTTCCTGTTGTCAGCCCAGAGCACCAAGCCCCAGAATCAG GTCCTGGATGAAGGTCTCCTCAGATGCCTGCACCTGACTCCCTCCCAGTCTTCCCAGCTGCCCTTGCACCTTCACTTGCATCGTCTTCTCCTCCCAGGCCCTGGGCCCAGGGACACCCCCATGGAGCTTCTGGCACCCCTGCCCCCTTATTTCTCCAGGACCCTGCAATACCTGGGGCTCTGCCAACAATAG
- the Rpusd3 gene encoding mitochondrial mRNA pseudouridine synthase RPUSD3 isoform X3 — MRTSLIQKMGGFRILGRGTSGWWRGLGAHAPPKDSGYSTKSRNQLQPQGSSKRSGVPRDQPFPGVLQLKNLSREELVDVLREAVVDQKGPLVTLNKPQGLPVTGKSGELTLLSVLPELSQSLGLSEQELHIVQAPGKEASGLVLLSSCPQTASRLQKFFTHSRKAQKPTATYCAITNGIPATAEGKIQAALRLECFDGVNLVVPVKSPSRKDILEGVKRTLSHFRVMATGSGCALVQLQPLTAAGTHDAATLPSAWGPHLFCSPGHCPGSALPVVSPEHQAPESGPG; from the exons ATGCGCACTAGTCTTATTCAGAAGATGGGTGGCTTCCGTATTTTGGGTCGGGGCACGAGTGGCTGGTGGAGGGGCCTGGGGGCCCACGCACCGCCCAAGGATTCAGGCTATAGCACCAAATCTCG GAATCAGCTGCAACCACAGGGCTCCAGTAAACGGTCGGGTGTCCCCCGGGACCAGCCCTTCCCGGGGGTGCTGCAGCTAAAGAACCTCAGCAGGGAGGAGCTGGTTGATGTGCTTAGGGAAGCCGTGGTGGACCAGAAAG GACCCCTAGTGACATTGAACAAGCCCCAGGGTCTGCCAGTGACAG GAAAATCAGGAGAGCTTACATTGCTCTCAGTGCTGCCAGAGCTGAGTCAGTCCCTGGGGCTCAGCGAGCAGGAGCTTCACATTGTCCAAGCACCTGGGAA GGAAGCCTCTGGGCTTGTACTTCTCTCCAGTTGTCCCCAGACAGCAAGCCGCCTCCAGAAGTTCTTCACCCACTCAAGGAAGGCCCAGAAACCCACAGCCACCTACTG TGCCATCACCAATGGGATCCCAGCTACTGCTGAGGGGAAGATCCAGGCTGCCCTGAGGTTGGAATGCTTTGATGGCGTCAATCTC GTAGTTCCAGTAAAGTCCCCATCCCGAAAGGACATCCTGGAAGGAGTCAAAAGGACTCTCAGCCACTTCCGTGTGATGGCCACAGGCTCAGGCTGTGCCCTGGTCCAGCTGCAGCCACTGACAG CTGCAGGTACACATGATGCTGCAACTCTGCCCTCTGCTTGGGGACCACACCTATTCTGCTCGCCTGGGCACTGTCCTGGGTCAGCGCTTCCTGTTGTCAGCCCAGAGCACCAAGCCCCAGAATCAG GTCCTGGATGA